Proteins found in one Phalacrocorax carbo chromosome 14, bPhaCar2.1, whole genome shotgun sequence genomic segment:
- the SGK2 gene encoding serine/threonine-protein kinase Sgk2 isoform X2 — translation MRQCPPALLPEPGAQLPAPCSLQDAWCRSLSSCPSCKERGLFLLALCTWPGWSPPPLPWGRRRVMLLADLIKHGRERIGQTIKASGSRLCSYAERVAFLMDRSRSPDKSTQPPTPTDNINLGPSANPNAKPTDFDFLKVIGKGSFGKVLLAKRKCDGTFYAVKVLHKKTILKKKEQNHIMAERNVLLKNVKHPFLVGLHYSFQTSEKLYFVLDYVNGGELFFHLQRERCFREPRARFYAAEVASAIGYLHSLNIIYRDLKPENILLDCQGHIVLTDFGLCKEGMEQEETTSTFCGTPEYLAPEVLKKQPYDRTVDWWCLGAVLYEMLFGLPPFYSRDVSQMYDNILHKPLQIQGSKTVAACDILQGLLHKDQKRRLGAKTDFLEIKNHVFFSPINWDDLYHKRITPPFNPNVAGPADLRHFDPEFTQEAISTSITHTPDLAASSSSASDAFLGFSYAPTEEDI, via the exons ATGCGGCAGTgcccaccagccctgctgccggAGCCCggagcccagctccctgcaccTTGCTCTCTGCAG GACGCCTGGTGCCGGTCGCTgagctcctgccccagctgtAAGGAGAGGGGACTATTTCTGCTGGCTTTATGTACGTGGCCTGGATGGAGCCCTCCTCCACTGCCCTGGGGAAGACGAAGGGTAATGCTCCTGGCTG ACCTCATCAAGCACGGCCGTGAGAGGATAGGACAAACCATCAAGGCCTCCGGCTCCAGACTCTGCTCGTA tgctGAACGAGTTGCTTTTTTAATGGATCGTTCTCGGAGCCCGGACAAAAGCACCCAG CCTCCAACACCAACTGACAACATCAACCTTGGACCTTCTGCTAACCCAAA TGCCAAGCCAACAGACTTTGACTTCCTGAAGGTTATTGGCAAAGGAAGCTTTGGCAAA GTTCTTCTGGCCAAACGCAAGTGTGATGGGACTTTTTATGCTGTGAAAGTCTTGCACAAGAAAACcatcctgaagaaaaaagag CAAAACCACATCATGGCAGAGCGCAATGTGCTCCTGAAAAATGTCAAGCACCCCTTCCTTGTGGGACTCCATTACTCCTTCCAGACCTCAGAGAAGCTTTACTTTGTGCTTGACTATGTAAATGGGGGAGAG CTCTTCTTCCACTTGCAAAGGGAGCGCTGCTTCCGTGAGCCCCGGGCCCGATTCTATGCTGCAGAAGTCGCTAGCGCAATTGGGTACCTGCATTCCTTAAACATCATTTACAG GGACTTAAAACCTGAGAACATCCTCCTGGATTGTCAG GGACACATAGTATTGACGGACTTTGGACTCTGCAAAGAAGGAATGGAGCAAGAGGAGACAACTTCTACTTTTTGTGGCACTCCTGAG TACTTGGCTCCTGAGGTGCTAAAAAAGCAGCCGTATGACAGGACAGTAGACTGGTGGTGCCTGGGAGCTGTTCTCTATGAGATGCTGTTTGGTCTG CCTCCATTTTACAGCCGGGATGTGTCTCAAATGTATGACAACATTCTGCACAAGCCACTCCAGATCCAAGGAAGCAAGACTGTAGCAGCTTGTGACATCCTCCAGGGACTTCTCCACAAGGAtcagaagaggaggctgggtGCCAAGACAGACTTT CTTGAGATAAAGAACCACGTATTCTTCAGCCCAATAAACTGGGATGACTTGTACCACAAAAGGATTACTCCTCCATTTAACCCCAATGTG GCCGGTCCAGCTGATCTGCGACACTTTGATCCAGAGTTCACCCAAGAAGCGATCTCCACCTCCATCACCCACACACCTGACCTagcagccagcagctccagTGCCTCAGATGCGTTTTTAGGGTTTTCTTATGCACCAACTGAAGAGGACATCTAG
- the SLC32A1 gene encoding vesicular inhibitory amino acid transporter, with protein MATLLRSKLSSVATSVSNKSQTKMSGMFARMGFQAATDEEAVGFAHCDDLDMEHRQGLQMDILKSDGGEEGAEPPLEGDIHYQRDGTGPLPPSASKEAGVCSELSGQGKPKITAWEAGWNVTNAIQGMFVLGLPYAILHGGYLGLFLIIFAAVVCCYTGKILIACLYEENEDGEIVRVRDSYVDIANACCAPRFPTLGGRIVNVAQIIELVMTCILYVVVSGNLMYNSFPNLPVSQKSWSIIATAVLLPCAFLKNLKAVSKFSLLCTLAHFVINILVIAYCLSRARDWAWDKVKFYIDVKKFPISIGIIVFSYTSQIFLPSLEGNMQNPKEFHCMMNWTHIAACILKGLFALVAYLTWADETKEVITDNLPSTIRAVVNIFLVAKALLSYPLPFFAAVEVLERSLFQDGNRAFFPNCYGGDGRLKSWGLTLRCALVVFTLLMAIYVPHFALLMGLTGSLTGAGLCFLLPSLFHLKLLWRKLLWHHVFFDVAIFVIGGICSVSGFIHSLEGLIEAFRTNAED; from the exons ATGGCCACCCTCCTCCGCAGCAAGCTTTCCAGCGTGGCCACCTCGGTGTCCAACAAGTCCCAGACGAAGATGAGCGGCATGTTCGCCAGGATGGGCTTCCAGGCGGCCACCGACGAGGAGGCGGTGGGGTTCGCCCACTGCGACGACCTGGACATGGAGCATCGGCAGGGGCTGCAGATGGACATCCTCAAGTCCGACGGCGGCGAGGAGGGAGCCGAGCCGCCCCTGGAAGGGGACATCCACTACCAGCGGGACGGCACCGGGCCCCTGCCACCTTCCGCCTCCAAGGAGGCCGGCGTCTGCTCCGAGCTCTCCGGGCAAGGCAAGCCTAAGATCACGGCCTGGGAGGCGGGATGGAATGTCACCAACGCCATCCAG GGGATGTTTGTTCTGGGCCTGCCCTATGCCATCCTTCATGGTGGATACCTAGGACTCTTCTTAATAATTTTCGCTGCGGTGGTTTGCTGCTACACTGGGAAAATCCTTATTGCCTGTCTTTATGAGGAGAATGAGGATGGGGAGATAGTCAGGGTGAGAGACTCCTACGTGGACATAGCGAACGCGTGCTGCGCGCCCCGCTTCCCCACCCTGGGAGGCAGAATTGTGAACGTGGCTCAGATCATTGAACTGGTCATGACCTGCATCCTCTATGTGGTGGTCAGTGGGAACCTGATGTACAACAGCTTCCCCAACCTGCCCGTCTCCCAGAAGTCGTGGTCCATCATTGCCACGGCAGTGCTCCTGCCTTGTGCGTTCTTGAAGAACCTCAAGGCAGTCTCCAAGTTCAGCTTGCTCTGCACGTTAGCCCACTTTGTGATCAACATCTTGGTGATCGCCTACTGCCTCTCCAGGGCACGTGACTGGGCCTGGGACAAAGTCAAGTTTTACATTGATGTAAAGAAGTTTCCCATCTCCATTGGCATCATTGTCTTCAGCTACACCTCTCAGATATTTCTGCCTTCCTTGGAGGGGAACATGCAGAACCCCAAGGAGTTTCATTGCATGATGAACTGGACTCACATAGCAGCTTGCATCCTTAAGGGACTCTTTGCCTTGGTCGCCTATCTGACCTGGGCTGATGAGACGAAGGAAGTCATTACAGACAACTTGCCATCCACCATTAGGGCAGTAGTCAACATTTTCTTGGTGGCCAAAGCCTTGCTCTCTTACCCGTTGCCATTCTTTGCGGCTGTGGAAGTCCTGGAGCGATCCCTTTTCCAAGATGGAAACAGGGCGTTCTTCCCCAACTGCTATGGGGGTGACGGGCGGCTCAAATCCTGGGGACTCACCCTCAGATGTGCCCTGGTAGTTTTCACCCTGCTCATGGCTATCTATGTCCCGCATTTTGCCCTCTTGATGGGTCTTACTGGGAGCCTCACAGGTGCAGGGCTCTGTTTCCTGCTTCCCAGTCTTTTCCACCTCAAACTCTTGTGGAGGAAGCTCTTGTGGCACCATGTCTTCTTTGATGTCGCCATTTTCGTTATAGGTGGTATCTGCAGCGTCTCTGGGTTCATCCACTCTTTAGAAGGCCTCATAGAGGCCTTCAGAACCAACGCTGAAGACTAA
- the SGK2 gene encoding serine/threonine-protein kinase Sgk2 isoform X1, which yields MRQCPPALLPEPGAQLPAPCSLQLEKHLHALFPKDAWCRSLSSCPSCKERGLFLLALCTWPGWSPPPLPWGRRRVMLLADLIKHGRERIGQTIKASGSRLCSYAERVAFLMDRSRSPDKSTQPPTPTDNINLGPSANPNAKPTDFDFLKVIGKGSFGKVLLAKRKCDGTFYAVKVLHKKTILKKKEQNHIMAERNVLLKNVKHPFLVGLHYSFQTSEKLYFVLDYVNGGELFFHLQRERCFREPRARFYAAEVASAIGYLHSLNIIYRDLKPENILLDCQGHIVLTDFGLCKEGMEQEETTSTFCGTPEYLAPEVLKKQPYDRTVDWWCLGAVLYEMLFGLPPFYSRDVSQMYDNILHKPLQIQGSKTVAACDILQGLLHKDQKRRLGAKTDFLEIKNHVFFSPINWDDLYHKRITPPFNPNVAGPADLRHFDPEFTQEAISTSITHTPDLAASSSSASDAFLGFSYAPTEEDI from the exons ATGCGGCAGTgcccaccagccctgctgccggAGCCCggagcccagctccctgcaccTTGCTCTCTGCAG CTGGAGAAACATCTGCATGCTCTCTTTCCCAAGGACGCCTGGTGCCGGTCGCTgagctcctgccccagctgtAAGGAGAGGGGACTATTTCTGCTGGCTTTATGTACGTGGCCTGGATGGAGCCCTCCTCCACTGCCCTGGGGAAGACGAAGGGTAATGCTCCTGGCTG ACCTCATCAAGCACGGCCGTGAGAGGATAGGACAAACCATCAAGGCCTCCGGCTCCAGACTCTGCTCGTA tgctGAACGAGTTGCTTTTTTAATGGATCGTTCTCGGAGCCCGGACAAAAGCACCCAG CCTCCAACACCAACTGACAACATCAACCTTGGACCTTCTGCTAACCCAAA TGCCAAGCCAACAGACTTTGACTTCCTGAAGGTTATTGGCAAAGGAAGCTTTGGCAAA GTTCTTCTGGCCAAACGCAAGTGTGATGGGACTTTTTATGCTGTGAAAGTCTTGCACAAGAAAACcatcctgaagaaaaaagag CAAAACCACATCATGGCAGAGCGCAATGTGCTCCTGAAAAATGTCAAGCACCCCTTCCTTGTGGGACTCCATTACTCCTTCCAGACCTCAGAGAAGCTTTACTTTGTGCTTGACTATGTAAATGGGGGAGAG CTCTTCTTCCACTTGCAAAGGGAGCGCTGCTTCCGTGAGCCCCGGGCCCGATTCTATGCTGCAGAAGTCGCTAGCGCAATTGGGTACCTGCATTCCTTAAACATCATTTACAG GGACTTAAAACCTGAGAACATCCTCCTGGATTGTCAG GGACACATAGTATTGACGGACTTTGGACTCTGCAAAGAAGGAATGGAGCAAGAGGAGACAACTTCTACTTTTTGTGGCACTCCTGAG TACTTGGCTCCTGAGGTGCTAAAAAAGCAGCCGTATGACAGGACAGTAGACTGGTGGTGCCTGGGAGCTGTTCTCTATGAGATGCTGTTTGGTCTG CCTCCATTTTACAGCCGGGATGTGTCTCAAATGTATGACAACATTCTGCACAAGCCACTCCAGATCCAAGGAAGCAAGACTGTAGCAGCTTGTGACATCCTCCAGGGACTTCTCCACAAGGAtcagaagaggaggctgggtGCCAAGACAGACTTT CTTGAGATAAAGAACCACGTATTCTTCAGCCCAATAAACTGGGATGACTTGTACCACAAAAGGATTACTCCTCCATTTAACCCCAATGTG GCCGGTCCAGCTGATCTGCGACACTTTGATCCAGAGTTCACCCAAGAAGCGATCTCCACCTCCATCACCCACACACCTGACCTagcagccagcagctccagTGCCTCAGATGCGTTTTTAGGGTTTTCTTATGCACCAACTGAAGAGGACATCTAG
- the SGK2 gene encoding serine/threonine-protein kinase Sgk2 isoform X3, which yields MRQCPPALLPEPGAQLPAPCSLQLEKHLHALFPKDAWCRSLSSCPSCKERGLFLLALYLIKHGRERIGQTIKASGSRLCSYAERVAFLMDRSRSPDKSTQPPTPTDNINLGPSANPNAKPTDFDFLKVIGKGSFGKVLLAKRKCDGTFYAVKVLHKKTILKKKEQNHIMAERNVLLKNVKHPFLVGLHYSFQTSEKLYFVLDYVNGGELFFHLQRERCFREPRARFYAAEVASAIGYLHSLNIIYRDLKPENILLDCQGHIVLTDFGLCKEGMEQEETTSTFCGTPEYLAPEVLKKQPYDRTVDWWCLGAVLYEMLFGLPPFYSRDVSQMYDNILHKPLQIQGSKTVAACDILQGLLHKDQKRRLGAKTDFLEIKNHVFFSPINWDDLYHKRITPPFNPNVAGPADLRHFDPEFTQEAISTSITHTPDLAASSSSASDAFLGFSYAPTEEDI from the exons ATGCGGCAGTgcccaccagccctgctgccggAGCCCggagcccagctccctgcaccTTGCTCTCTGCAG CTGGAGAAACATCTGCATGCTCTCTTTCCCAAGGACGCCTGGTGCCGGTCGCTgagctcctgccccagctgtAAGGAGAGGGGACTATTTCTGCTGGCTTTAT ACCTCATCAAGCACGGCCGTGAGAGGATAGGACAAACCATCAAGGCCTCCGGCTCCAGACTCTGCTCGTA tgctGAACGAGTTGCTTTTTTAATGGATCGTTCTCGGAGCCCGGACAAAAGCACCCAG CCTCCAACACCAACTGACAACATCAACCTTGGACCTTCTGCTAACCCAAA TGCCAAGCCAACAGACTTTGACTTCCTGAAGGTTATTGGCAAAGGAAGCTTTGGCAAA GTTCTTCTGGCCAAACGCAAGTGTGATGGGACTTTTTATGCTGTGAAAGTCTTGCACAAGAAAACcatcctgaagaaaaaagag CAAAACCACATCATGGCAGAGCGCAATGTGCTCCTGAAAAATGTCAAGCACCCCTTCCTTGTGGGACTCCATTACTCCTTCCAGACCTCAGAGAAGCTTTACTTTGTGCTTGACTATGTAAATGGGGGAGAG CTCTTCTTCCACTTGCAAAGGGAGCGCTGCTTCCGTGAGCCCCGGGCCCGATTCTATGCTGCAGAAGTCGCTAGCGCAATTGGGTACCTGCATTCCTTAAACATCATTTACAG GGACTTAAAACCTGAGAACATCCTCCTGGATTGTCAG GGACACATAGTATTGACGGACTTTGGACTCTGCAAAGAAGGAATGGAGCAAGAGGAGACAACTTCTACTTTTTGTGGCACTCCTGAG TACTTGGCTCCTGAGGTGCTAAAAAAGCAGCCGTATGACAGGACAGTAGACTGGTGGTGCCTGGGAGCTGTTCTCTATGAGATGCTGTTTGGTCTG CCTCCATTTTACAGCCGGGATGTGTCTCAAATGTATGACAACATTCTGCACAAGCCACTCCAGATCCAAGGAAGCAAGACTGTAGCAGCTTGTGACATCCTCCAGGGACTTCTCCACAAGGAtcagaagaggaggctgggtGCCAAGACAGACTTT CTTGAGATAAAGAACCACGTATTCTTCAGCCCAATAAACTGGGATGACTTGTACCACAAAAGGATTACTCCTCCATTTAACCCCAATGTG GCCGGTCCAGCTGATCTGCGACACTTTGATCCAGAGTTCACCCAAGAAGCGATCTCCACCTCCATCACCCACACACCTGACCTagcagccagcagctccagTGCCTCAGATGCGTTTTTAGGGTTTTCTTATGCACCAACTGAAGAGGACATCTAG
- the SGK2 gene encoding serine/threonine-protein kinase Sgk2 isoform X4, protein MYVAWMEPSSTALGKTKDLIKHGRERIGQTIKASGSRLCSYAERVAFLMDRSRSPDKSTQPPTPTDNINLGPSANPNAKPTDFDFLKVIGKGSFGKVLLAKRKCDGTFYAVKVLHKKTILKKKEQNHIMAERNVLLKNVKHPFLVGLHYSFQTSEKLYFVLDYVNGGELFFHLQRERCFREPRARFYAAEVASAIGYLHSLNIIYRDLKPENILLDCQGHIVLTDFGLCKEGMEQEETTSTFCGTPEYLAPEVLKKQPYDRTVDWWCLGAVLYEMLFGLPPFYSRDVSQMYDNILHKPLQIQGSKTVAACDILQGLLHKDQKRRLGAKTDFLEIKNHVFFSPINWDDLYHKRITPPFNPNVAGPADLRHFDPEFTQEAISTSITHTPDLAASSSSASDAFLGFSYAPTEEDI, encoded by the exons ATGTACGTGGCCTGGATGGAGCCCTCCTCCACTGCCCTGGGGAAGACGAAGG ACCTCATCAAGCACGGCCGTGAGAGGATAGGACAAACCATCAAGGCCTCCGGCTCCAGACTCTGCTCGTA tgctGAACGAGTTGCTTTTTTAATGGATCGTTCTCGGAGCCCGGACAAAAGCACCCAG CCTCCAACACCAACTGACAACATCAACCTTGGACCTTCTGCTAACCCAAA TGCCAAGCCAACAGACTTTGACTTCCTGAAGGTTATTGGCAAAGGAAGCTTTGGCAAA GTTCTTCTGGCCAAACGCAAGTGTGATGGGACTTTTTATGCTGTGAAAGTCTTGCACAAGAAAACcatcctgaagaaaaaagag CAAAACCACATCATGGCAGAGCGCAATGTGCTCCTGAAAAATGTCAAGCACCCCTTCCTTGTGGGACTCCATTACTCCTTCCAGACCTCAGAGAAGCTTTACTTTGTGCTTGACTATGTAAATGGGGGAGAG CTCTTCTTCCACTTGCAAAGGGAGCGCTGCTTCCGTGAGCCCCGGGCCCGATTCTATGCTGCAGAAGTCGCTAGCGCAATTGGGTACCTGCATTCCTTAAACATCATTTACAG GGACTTAAAACCTGAGAACATCCTCCTGGATTGTCAG GGACACATAGTATTGACGGACTTTGGACTCTGCAAAGAAGGAATGGAGCAAGAGGAGACAACTTCTACTTTTTGTGGCACTCCTGAG TACTTGGCTCCTGAGGTGCTAAAAAAGCAGCCGTATGACAGGACAGTAGACTGGTGGTGCCTGGGAGCTGTTCTCTATGAGATGCTGTTTGGTCTG CCTCCATTTTACAGCCGGGATGTGTCTCAAATGTATGACAACATTCTGCACAAGCCACTCCAGATCCAAGGAAGCAAGACTGTAGCAGCTTGTGACATCCTCCAGGGACTTCTCCACAAGGAtcagaagaggaggctgggtGCCAAGACAGACTTT CTTGAGATAAAGAACCACGTATTCTTCAGCCCAATAAACTGGGATGACTTGTACCACAAAAGGATTACTCCTCCATTTAACCCCAATGTG GCCGGTCCAGCTGATCTGCGACACTTTGATCCAGAGTTCACCCAAGAAGCGATCTCCACCTCCATCACCCACACACCTGACCTagcagccagcagctccagTGCCTCAGATGCGTTTTTAGGGTTTTCTTATGCACCAACTGAAGAGGACATCTAG